The Phragmites australis chromosome 1, lpPhrAust1.1, whole genome shotgun sequence genomic interval CGCGGTGGCAAGCGACGGTACGGCATAAGCATCCTTTATCACCTCTTTCGAGTGTGGGTTAAGATCACCAAGCCAATCCTCCAATTCCACAGGATTCTAGATGTCGAGCAACAAAGACATTCACAGGAAAGATGTTGGTAAGCTCAAGCTGACTTTCCAGTGCAACAAGCACTTGCAATGGCACCAAGAACAGTAAAATGCACAGTACCTCTGACATGAATAATTTCTCGAATAATCTTACTTCCACCTTCAATGGCTCAACGCCAGGTGCCGGCTCAGCAACCCAGTGCAGAACACCCTATACAAATTGCAAGCCAAGTCAGTTATCTTGATTTCTCTTTTCTCAGTATGTCCCAACTAGATTGGTCCAAATAGCAGAATCATACTCTCACAAATTTGAAGAGATTCCAGAGAACTGTTACCTTAGGTTTATAAGTCTTTGAAGGATCATATTCGGCTCGAATTTCGACAATATCATCTGGATTATCGCCGAAAATAACATCCGTGCATTTTATTGGGAATGCATATCTAGTAATTAAATAAACAAGGTAAATATAGCACAGGTGAACCATAGACAAAGTAATACCAGATCAGCTTTCTCAACCGAAAAATAACAGTACCTTAGCAGGGCAGATTTGCCAGGAGCTAGCCCATAGTAATCTTTCGAGTCCTTTAGGCGAAAATCAGTTTTCTCAATGTAGACAGTTCTGGAGAAAGGAACCTGTAGAACGAGAACATGTAATACATTATGTGGTACAAACATAAGTTCAGCGCATAGATAATCAGAGAAACAGTGAATTTATAATGATTTCCTTTCTAATTGGAAATTTAAGAAAGTTGTTATGTAGCAATAAGACATATTGTTCTTGTATCATACAGAAAATGAAGCACCTTATAGTAGGAAGAAGCGTCATCTTCAGGAGCATCAGGCCACATTTTCCCATCAAGGTCTAATACTTTTCCTTCTTCCAAGTTAGTAATTACAACCTAAAGTTAGCAAAAGCTAGTGCAATGAGTGATAATGCACTGCAAAAAGATGGAGTGATTTGAAACAGGAACCGAACACCAAACCTTTAGAGGACGCAAAACAACCATGGTTCGAGGAGCTGTTTTGTTAAGCTCTTCTCTGATGTGATATTCTAGACGGTCAACACGAATTAAGCTATTATCActgcatagaaaaatataagTGCATTCAGCAGCAGAATGGAAGATGTCAAGAGCTATGTTATTATGGATAGACCAAGGATGGCTTCATAGTGTTATTTAACACCAATTGATGTGTTTCTACCTTCTTGTTATCCCAATTCCACGGATGAAAGAATTTATTGCAGTTGATGATACTCCTCGTCTACGGAGTCCTGCCAATGTCAACAAGCGAGGATCATCCCACCCATCTACCCACTTCTCTGTCACAAGTCGATTCAACTGCAGCAGAACGAGCACAATGGATATTATTAACCATGCATCAAACAACACAGCATTGATCTTTTCAAATAGTTTCAGCAGCATACCTTTCTTTTAGACATCACAGTGTTTGATATGTTCAGCCTTGAATATTCCCAGACATATGGCTGGTAGAGGCCCAAGGCAACAAGTAGCCAGTAGTATGAAGGGCGACGTATGTCAAACTCAAGTGTGCACAACTAACAAATAAGAAATAACCACATTCAGTTCCTTTCATGTTATTGGCTAACCCAACCCAAAACTATTTGGAAAAAGGAACATTACCGAATGTGTAATGTTTTCAAGAGAATCCACCATGCAATGAGCATAGTCATAGCTTGGATAGATACACCACTTGTCACCAGCATGTGGATGAGGGGTGAACTGTATGGGGATAAACATTGAGTTCTAATGTTCCATATAGTGAGCAATGGACTATCAGTTGAGTTGTATCACTTACTTTTATTCTATATGCTATTAAGTCAGACATGTTTTTGTTTTCATTCTGCATGTCCTGTTTCATTCGGAGAGTTGCTGCGCCTTCAGCGATCAACCCACACCGCATGTCTTCAAATAATTTCAATGACTGTTCAATTGGCCTATCCCTCCATGGACTATTCATCTTCTTTTCCCTGTACTCCTTGATTTCTTCTGCGGTCTGGTAAGCATATACCAGTCAGCATGTACACATTTTATTTCTCAAGGACTCAACATCAATATTCTTTTCCCATGTTGACAGTCTATGCACAAATTCATTCACTATTGGATCAAACAATGTACAGGAGAGGTGAAAAGTACCTGGTGATCAACATAGGCTAGCCCTTTCCGTATTAACTCAACAGCATGCTCATACAAAACTTGGAAATAGTCACTCGTGTATGTTACTTTGTACGGCTCCCATCCCATCCACTGGACGATTTCCTGAATGTGGTCTATGTATTCTTTCTTTTCAGCTTCTGGATTTGTGTCATCAAACCTGTTGTTCAAACACATGTTACAAAATGGTAATGCAAAAGAACTGAAGCAGCAGAAAATTCTTAGAATTCTACACTGATCATATGTCTCAAGGAAATGTAGAGAAAGCAAAGACAAAAGGGAAATCTTCAGTTCATATGGAAGATTACGCTAAAGTAGCATTAACAGGCCAGGCATGCATGTAAAAATGGTAAGGTAACTGCAGGAAACCGTTCCCAACGGAAATTTTATTACCTAAGATAGCAATGACCGTTTCGCTCTTTAGCCAGTCCGAAGTCAATAAACATAGCCTGTATGATGAAGCACATAAGCATCTAATTAAATTTCAAGCATTTGGTATATATGGAAATGCATTTCATGAAGGAGATTATCAAAACCTTGGCATGACCAATATGGAGATATCCATTAGGTTCTGGAGGGAAACGTGTCATCACTTTTCCTCCAGTTACCTTAAGATGTTTGTCTAAAATTTCCTTCGTGTTATGCGCTCTCCATATGTTCCCATTGCTGAAAAATATTTCTGTATGAACCTAGATCATAAGAAATCAGAACTACTTGAGTTAACCTCTTATGATGGaaaaaccaaacaaacaaacTAGTCAAGGTGCCTACAAGAGTCATAAGCATAACTTGTCGACATGAGAGAATAGTAGAGAGCAAAAATGAGATATGGACCAAAACACTAACAAACGACTtaaacaaatttcagtcaattaCCTTAAAGTTTTCCTCTGGCTGGGGAAATATAGTGTAAGGGTTCAATTCCTCCTCAGATGGTGGGGCAGCAGTGGTTACTGCAACTTTTTTCTCCTGCATTTTACAGCAACCATAACTAAGTGATGCAACAAATCAAATCATACTAATATAAACTTGAATGGTAGATCAGCTCGCCAACCTCAACTTTTGCtggtttttccttcttctttttcactGGTTTTATATTGTCAGCTTCTGTCTTTGGACCAAGGGCCTCTGCAAGCCTCTTGTCGATTTCCTCCTGTACAAGGAGAATATGCAGATATTCAAAACAAATGAAAGACAGCCCAAACAAATCAAGTGTTTTCTGTACAGAATTGTTTTGCACCTTTATCGCCTTAGCATCGCCCCACGGATGCCTCTTCCTAACCTGTCCGCATAGGCTACCAACTGAGAAAAAAAGGACAGAATTAAGGATTAACTCCCCTGGGTCATCCGTCAGTGGATTATTAATTTAAGAACTAAGAGCATATTTGTTTATTCAGTATGTTATAAAACAGTAGGCACATGATGCAGATTTTGGACCATGATTTTTTTCCCGCAATTTATCATGAGTTAAATTGGAAGCCAAACCATTGATGTGATACCGTTGCTCCTTTATAGCTTCCATATTCTCCTTTAGAACCTCATTAACAGTTGATTTAATCTCCTCAATAGAAACAACCACACCTGCAGGTACAACATGCTGGCCTAGTTAAGAACTTAAGAGTGGTCATTTGATAATGGACTGAGAAAAAACTACTTCCAGAAAAAAAGTTCATATCCGATCATCATACTTGTAGATGAAGTCATTATACTCTAAGCATCCAGTGCTTAATTGCAGTGGATTGATAATCTGATAATATACTACTACAAAAAAGGTCTCCCTTTCATACTCAATCATCAAATTTCTAAAAGAATTAATTTATCTCTTAGTGTCAGAGGAACCACAGTAGCCTGATGCTGTATCAGAATTTTTTCAGAAGGATTTTAATAGCTTGTATTGCAAGGTTTATAATTTGCAGAATCATATCAATACAGTTTGTTTTAGAGGAAACATACCTACACCGCATGCTTCTTCAAACTTCTCCACATCTAGAGAGTCTGGACCAAGATTAGTAAGAAACGACAGAGCAGCATCTAGCTGTGCAGGGTTCTTTATCTGAAAAGTGAAAAATTCCATCTCCACATCATCAAGACAATTAGCGGTGGAAAAGGATAACTCTTTGTTGACAATTGCAAGCAGAAGACAACAAAATGCAAAACCGCTAATAGAAATCGTAGGAAGAATGAAAGCAGTAAAGAGCATACCTTCGTAGACACGACATAGTTTATAAGGACAGGGCGGTGGACGAGTGCATTAGTTGGGTATTTAGTGGCAACCTGTTTGACACAATGAGTAAGTTCAGCCTCATAAGTTATACATGAAAAATCCCAAATTTGCTGATTTCTCAAGAATCATCAGTATAGGTGCTTACTGAGTAGAGAAGATTGCCAACTGACTTGTCACATTCGCTTACACCGGCCTGTtcatgggcaagagtagttggTTAAACGGGTGAAGGCCGCATGTTTCCAGAGATAAATGGCGCTGACTCAGACACCGCAAGTGAATGCAAAAACAAGTGCCACAATGTTACAGAAAAAGAACAGTTAGATAACATCGAGATCTGAGCTAGGCATAAGTGGATAGTTAAAACTGATATTAAAAATCAAGATCAGCAATTATGCTGTCAAAATATCAATATCCTaaaacataccatgtcatactGAAAACTGAATCAGGCATGCTATAGACTATAGAGAACTAATTTCATTGGACAAGCCATGGGACATCGTCTAGACAAGCTTCTAGGAGGGGAAAACAACTAATATTGCAAGCAAACCTAGTCAAATTATATACCAAGCATCAAGGACGTTATAGAAATGGCACTGATCAAATTAATTGGATGCGAAGTAAGTAAGCTTcaacaaaatttgcaaatttAGAGACCTTCGGATCAAAATTACTCGCCACATATCAGAATCGGGCTGGAAGGAGGTATTGTACAGATTTCAACAATTCATAATTCCACCACCAAATCCAGTGAATCCCGCACTAGGAACCAGGTAAAGTGGAATGAAAACCCAAAGCCACGGCAACCATAGAAAGTAGCACCCGCCGAAACTGAAATGCACAGCGAGAATCACCTCGGCTATGACGGCGGCGAGGTTGGCGGTGACCTTGTGGTTGACGAGCGAGTTCTCCGCCGTGCGCTGGTCGAGCCCGAGCGCCAGCAGCGCCTCCAGCGGCAGCGCCGGCGCCTTGTCCCCGTCTCCCCCGGAGCccatctccgccgcctcctctcccgGCTCCGGCGAATGGGCTCGACGCGTGCTAGCGTTTAAGATTCCGGCGAGAGGCAGTGGGATGGAGGTGAGCTCTTGCGTTTGTGTTGGGATTGAGATTTGCGGCCGTGGGTTTGGACTAAACCCAAGTCACCCCATAGCTATTTCAGGCCCACCTGTACAGGCCGGGCCCACGAGGGACCCAGGGGCGCATGGGTATGCGCGTGTgactttttttaaatatattttacaaatagatttctataaaaataaattttgaaaatgaatttttttatgatgttatgaTATTTGACGCCCTAGTTGATTAATAATACGGCATCGTGTTATTTAATAACGACGTCAATAATTCTGATACAGTAAAAAAGATTTAGTTTTTAACAACGGCTGGGATCTTCGCTTAGTATTGCATGGTGTGATATTGGCCGTGCAAATATGTATTTGgatactattatttttttcgaGCCTCGAGTTCCAAGCTACCGCTACTGGACTACGGGAGTTGTTGACCTTGAAAGAAAGACGGGTGGACCAAGTCAGGGACTTGGCTGCCACGGAATCCATCAACCCACGTAGAATCTCTGACCTCGAAACTGTTATACAACTCGAAAGCGATGGATGGAGTGTGATGTGATCTGTATCCTACCCTCtcgtttatttatattaaaaaatttagtagaaaaatagataaaagagaataaaaaatagatgatacGATCATCAGATGAATAAGTATGAAGTGAAAGTGATAGATCAAGATATATGA includes:
- the LOC133909448 gene encoding glutamine--tRNA ligase-like, with translation MGSGGDGDKAPALPLEALLALGLDQRTAENSLVNHKVTANLAAVIAEAGVSECDKSVGNLLYSVATKYPTNALVHRPVLINYVVSTKIKNPAQLDAALSFLTNLGPDSLDVEKFEEACGVGVVVSIEEIKSTVNEVLKENMEAIKEQRYHINVGSLCGQVRKRHPWGDAKAIKEEIDKRLAEALGPKTEADNIKPVKKKKEKPAKVEEKKVAVTTAAPPSEEELNPYTIFPQPEENFKVHTEIFFSNGNIWRAHNTKEILDKHLKVTGGKVMTRFPPEPNGYLHIGHAKAMFIDFGLAKERNGHCYLRFDDTNPEAEKKEYIDHIQEIVQWMGWEPYKVTYTSDYFQVLYEHAVELIRKGLAYVDHQTAEEIKEYREKKMNSPWRDRPIEQSLKLFEDMRCGLIAEGAATLRMKQDMQNENKNMSDLIAYRIKFTPHPHAGDKWCIYPSYDYAHCMVDSLENITHSLCTLEFDIRRPSYYWLLVALGLYQPYVWEYSRLNISNTVMSKRKLNRLVTEKWVDGWDDPRLLTLAGLRRRGVSSTAINSFIRGIGITRSDNSLIRVDRLEYHIREELNKTAPRTMVVLRPLKVVITNLEEGKVLDLDGKMWPDAPEDDASSYYKVPFSRTVYIEKTDFRLKDSKDYYGLAPGKSALLRYAFPIKCTDVIFGDNPDDIVEIRAEYDPSKTYKPKGVLHWVAEPAPGVEPLKVEVRLFEKLFMSENPVELEDWLGDLNPHSKEVIKDAYAVPSLATAILGDKFQFERLGYFAVDTDSTTPEKLVFNRTVTLRDSYGKAGPK